The following are from one region of the Trichocoleus sp. FACHB-46 genome:
- a CDS encoding cupin domain-containing protein, with protein MALSLFITLPVFAASTVLGEKVTLVFDHALPNVPGKSMKVQVVEYAPGVSSIPHTHAASAFIYATVLEGAVRSKINDNPEQVYHAGENFFELPGDHHRVSANASDTESARLLAVLVANTNEQNLVINDKE; from the coding sequence ATGGCACTCTCCCTATTCATAACTCTCCCCGTATTCGCAGCTTCAACCGTGTTGGGTGAAAAGGTAACGTTGGTCTTCGACCATGCCCTTCCCAATGTCCCTGGCAAGAGCATGAAAGTCCAGGTGGTCGAATATGCGCCAGGTGTCTCGTCGATCCCTCACACCCATGCAGCCTCAGCTTTCATCTATGCAACAGTTCTGGAAGGTGCGGTTCGGAGCAAAATCAATGATAATCCAGAGCAGGTATATCACGCTGGTGAAAACTTTTTTGAATTACCTGGCGATCATCATCGTGTCAGCGCCAATGCCAGTGATACTGAATCCGCACGCCTCCTAGCAGTGCTTGTCGCCAATACCAATGAACAGAACTTGGTCATAAACGACAAAGAGTAA